AGTGAGTTCAAGCAAGGGTGGGGGGGCAGGTGAAGAGTTCGTTACACCCACCGCCGCCTGAAGCTCTGGCTGCTGGTGGGAGGAGGGACCACAGACGGTGGATGTGGAATACAAGAGCAGGTCTGGTCCAGCCCTGGTCATCCATTACAATCAAGTAGATTTTCCAGCAGGACTCTACCAGGGCCTGATCTTATCCATGAGAAATCTCAATCTTCGATGATGGGGACCTGGCATTGGAataatgtgggcttcccaagtggcacagtggtaaagaatctgcctgccaatgcaggaggtatgggtttgatccctgggttgggaagatgccctggaggagcaaatggaaacccactccagtattcttgcctggggaattcccatggacggaggagcctggtgggctacagtccatgggattgtgaagagtcagacactactcagtggctgagcacacatgtgAGCACTGGAATAATTCAAAGGCTTCCCAGAGCATCTAATGGACCCAGGGCTGACCACCTCCAGCAGAGAGGATAGGAGTTACCCCTCCCCTATCCCATCCCATCTCCCCACTCTCTTGCATGCGTGGGTGTGCAAAGTCACCTCAGTcgagtttgactctttgcaactccatagactgtagcttgccaggctcctccatccatgggattctccaggcaagaataccggagtgggttgccatgccgtcctccaggggatcttccccacccagggatcgaacctgtgtctccttcagctcctgcattggcaggcagattctttaccactgaaccactggtgAAGCCCTTCCCACCATCTTATCTACCCGGTAAGAATCTAGGATTCAAAAGAAATGTGGCTCAGAGAACCCACTATTAgaggctgtattttttttttttaattttatcttttaaatggaCATGAAAGTCATTTGTCTGGTCCCTTTACTGCCCCCAGAGTGGTACCACTGAGGCCGCTTTCCTTCTAAACCTGCATCACATATGCCTGTTCCTGGGGATGAGAAAGGGCAGGGCTCTGGGTTAAAACAAACGTCAACTTCTTAGTTGGTTTGGCATGTCCCACTGAAGTCCAAAGAAAAGCCCCTAAACTCTCCTGAgcctgaaaaaggaaaataaaccttTACACCGTTTCGTATAAATCAGACAAGTAAACACAAAGGCATGTACATCCTCCTTCTGTACGTGctgatctgaaaaggctacaaCTCCGGGTAAAGTGAGTCACTACTGCTGTGAACTGCACCGTCAGCCCGGGATGAGCAGCCTCGCTGCGGAGCCGGCGTGTGGGAGCTCGCCAAGTTGGCGTGGGACTATTTTAGGATGCAGAGGCCTGGCTGTGTCCTCCTGCCCGCCCTACTTGATAGCGGAACAAGCTATTTTTTCCTCCGAACCATCGAGCACAGGGAGACCTCAGCCGCAGAGTCATCCGGCATGGGTGATGACCTCTGTCACCTACACGAGGGCACAGGACGCAATGGCAGAGTGACTCATAagacaccccccgcccccgccccgaaTCTGCTCTCCTGGCTGAGTCACATGGCATGACCCACGCCCCTGCTGTCATTGTTTACACACCCGCTTCTCCTAGCTTCCCTTTAAAGGGGCCACGGTCTCTGTTCCAAGCTGACCCCACTGAGTGCGGTCCTGTGTGCACACAGGTGGGCTTCATTTATGTTACTCTGCAAACCAGCAACAGCCTCGAGAGAAAAGAGGTTGAACTGGTTAAGAAATTCCTGTTTGGGCTCCTCATGGGGCTGTTCGGTGATCCCACCGAAACTCAGCATGGAGTCCTACCCTCAAGCACCTCAGAAGGTAACTATCGGTGTGTGGAGGGTCTTTGCAGAGGTAATCATGTCAAACTGAGGTCATTAGAGTGGGCCCTGATCCAGTaacacaagggcttccctcatagctcagttggtaaagaatccacctgcaatgctaggagaccccggttcaatttctgggtcaggaagatcccctggagaagggataggctacccactccagtattcttgggcttcccttgtggctcagctggtaaagaatccgcctgcaatgcaggagacctaggttcaaccctgggttgggaagatcccttggagaagggaaaggctacccattccagtattctggtctggagaattccagggactgtatagtccatggggtttcaaagagccgGATGCGACTGGgcaactttccctttcactgACCCAGTAAGACCAGTGTCCTTACAAGAAGGGGAGGTGAggacacagagacagaaggaaggcCACGCAGGGACACAGGGAGCAGACGGCTGTCTACGAGCTGAGCAGGAGGCCTGAGAACATCCTCCTCCCCTCAGAAGAAGCCAAGCCTGCTGTCACCTTGgtctcagacttctggcctccagaaggTGAGAAGTAAATGCCTGTTGTTTGAGCGCCCCAGACTGCGGTACTTTGGGTCAGAGACTTAGCAAGCCCACACAGTGCTTTCAGAATGTTGTGTGAACTACAACAGCTCAGACGCCAGTACACTTTAGGAACCCATAGGGCTGTTCTTCGCTACTTTTTGAGATTTCGTTTGCTTGCTtctagtcgctgagttgtgtttgactcatttgcgaccccctggactgtagcccaccaggctcctctatccatgggatttcccaggcaagaatactggagtgggctgccatgccctcctccaggggatctttcccatccagagactgaacccgagactcctgcactggcagacaggttatttaccactgagccacctgggaagccatggagATTGTGCAGTAACAAGTAAAAAGCTACTTCCAGGCCTAGTACTTTGGAAGAAATCCTGAagatgggctgtgtgtgtgtgtgcgccagACTCAGGAACACCTATGACACAGAACCCTTGAAGTGCTAAAGTTGACCTCCGAGATGCACTTTATCATCAACCAAAGCTGATCTGCAGGGCTGCTCCTTCTTCATCATACGTTCACAAGCTTGGACACCTGCCACTTTGCTGCGTTCCAAAATTCCAGAAACGATTGCTGTCAGGAAACTCAACTGTCCCAGAATCGCTTACCTACTTCTAGTTCAAACACCGAGAACTGAAGGTGTTTCAGTCCGACTGTTCTAATTCTTCTGCTGATGGCTGACTGTGTCCCTGTCCTCTGTGGACACAAATGATGACCACATAGGTCACCTCCAACCACCGGCTGGAGATAATCAGGGTCCTAGCTGGCCTGCGTGTGACTCTGCCATCAAGGACAACCACCACCAATGTGGGCTGGTGCTCAGAGCCTCACAGTCATTGCTGGTATCAGCACATGAAGCGGCATTCACTTCCCCTGATGGCGTGGAGCTAAGGTTCCCTCACCTGTATAGTGACCACTGGAACAGCGGGGCCAGGTAAGCTGATCACCCTAATGCTCAGCTGCCCAGAGCTTGGCACAGAGCCAACAGTACATGCTAGGGGCCACTGCTGCTAATGCATCGACCTCCTGCTGGGTTGAGTCCTGTGGCTGGCACCAAGGGGGCAGAGGAGGAATAAGAAACTCTCTTTCAAGCACCATCTGGTTCCCCTGCCCAGGGTGATATCTCACTAATTAAAAAGGAGACACTCAGGAGGGACACTGATCTGAAAATAGAACCCCAACTTAATGTACCCTCAAGCCACTATGACTCCTatactgctgaagctgaagctccaatactttggagtgaagagccaactcgcttgaaaagaccctgatgttgggaaagattgagggctggaggagaaagggatgacagaggatgagacggctggatggcatcactgactcaatggacatgaggtttagtaagctctgggagatgctgaaggacagggaagtctggtgtgctgcattctatggggtcacaaagagtcggacacaactgagcaactgaacaacagcaagtcaCTTTGGGGAGCCTTCTGCTCAGACAAGTGCAAGTAGAGGGCATCTGTAGAATCATCAGTTATTCCAGGAGTGAGACCCAGTACACACAGGGCATGGCCTGGGCAGGACCCTCCAAGGCATGGcgatttctcttttaatttcacaaacGAAGAGTTAGCTAAAATGTCTCTTTGGAGTCAGAAGAAGATTTGGTGATAAACAGGCAAGGTATGTACGTCACCATCTCTACACAGAATatatacagaagaaatatttggtaagttaatttaaaacagacaaaattccTAAAGCAGCACACCAGAGATGTTGATAACATGGGGCCTCCAAGAGTCAGGTAACGTGAAATGGCTGATCCGTCACACCGCAAAGATAAACCCAAACATTTAATGCTCAACACAAAATGGTGAAGCAGATCTCTTCTTTATGCGACCATTTGATTAAGAAAACCGATCTCTTCTCAATATGACCCTTAAAAGTattttgtcttccctggtggctcagatggtaaagcgtctgcctacaatgcaggagacccaggttcgatccctgggtcaggaagatcccctggagaaggaaatggaaacccactccagtattcttgcttggaaaatcccaaggatagaggagcctggtaggctacagtccatggagtcgcaaagagtcggacacgacaagcgACTTCATTATGCTATGCTCTGCTAAAAGTATTTTATGATGTGtctaaaggcagagaaacaaaatCAACTTTAGGCTATCCCCAATTCAGAAAGTTAAGCTTAGCAGTTGCGAAAGAGGAAACGGAGACTTTTCTAACTTTGTCCAGTAAGAAAAATGAATCCTACAAAAAGAAAGAGCCGACAGAGAGGGGAAGGTAACTAGACTGGAACCGCTCTGCCTTTTAAAGTGATTGTTGGTTTCGTAGCATTCTTGGTTCTCCTTGAAAACCTCATCAGGTGTTTTGATTGCTTTCCCAAAGCCTATTTATTACCTTTGACTATGGAAATAATTCGGTAACCAAGGTACGTGCGATGAACAACCTGTAGGTAGGAAATTCACAAAAGCAGGAAAGGCGCCTAACACACAGGGCCCCCAAACTACCCAGACCCTGTCCCGCAGAGAAGCCTGAGACACTGGTGGGCGACCATTCCTCCGGTCCTTACACTGCATGTTGAGGGGTTTGTGTGTACCCTACACGACTCTTTTGGATGCTGAAGTTAGCAGGAAAAGGGCAAAGGAAAtgaattggtatttttaaaaatttctgaatCCTCTTCCTTTCAGATATTTCACATGCTAGACTTTGGAACAGGCTAAGTATAACACAATATGCTAGGTGGGGGAGGTGCTGAGTTCAACTAAGATTTtgaaactaataaataaaaatgttgataATTACTTGCAACAATGAGGTCTCTATCTTGCCAACTGTATGAAGATTCTCAATTTGGAGTAcggagaaaagaaatatatacccAAGGACTTGCCCAATTTAATAGAAGTGCCAAGGCACCAACAGAACGATCACTCACAGCACTGATGTGAACgtggcaaatatttattaacaacTTACTAAGATAGATCTCTTCTTAGGGAAAAAAGTCCTTACTTGTCAtttgaaatctttattttccTGCATCTTTCAAAATGCATGCTGAGGTCCATGTGACCTCTGGGATCGCTTCCAAACCTAAATGCTATGATTCTATGATTATAAGGCAGAATGATATTCCTCTGCCCCATGTCCTCAAAGTCATCCCCATGAAGGATAAAAGATGGTAAGAGAGTGTTCTAGAGAGTTCTGATTAGCAGAGCTTTCTGATACCAACAACAGATGGCATTGCTGTGAAAAAGTCTTCCCCATCATTTGTACGAATCCTGATAATATAAACGGGACCCCCTCTGACCCCCGTGGCTTGTATCCCATAGCAGGCTCCCATCACATCAGAGCCAGCACGAAATCACAAGCTTCAGGGTGAATTTCTGATGTAAAAGCGTTAAACCTCGCCTTTCTAAAGCTGCCACATTCATGCTGTTTCGAACTGGAGAAACAAGCGGAAGCTAAACCCCAGGAAAGCTGGACTAGCAGGATAGTTACTTGGTGAAAACAGACCTCAGTCAAGAATTAAGTGCCAAGGCAATTGGCGTGGAATCCCAGGGGCTCCACCTCTAGTGAAATTGGCAGAACAAGCATTATTTGATTAGTGTGAAAGATCCTGAAGGGGCAGGTGACAGGGGACTGATGGCTTCTAAGATGCTGGCTGTAGAAAGAGCACATCAAGGTCATTTGGGGTCTCCTAAACAAAACAGTGATTCTCCATAAACCTAAAACACACCCACATAaaactatgcttttttttttttttaagtaacgcTCAatagacccactccagtgttcttgcctggagaatcccagggacggggagcctggtgggctgccatctcgggggttgcacagagtcggacacgactgaagcgacttagcagcagcagcagcagcagtagcagcaatgctCAATAGAGATTTAGGAAAACATCAACCAACCTGAACATGATCAAGAGCATATAGCTTGGGAAGAGAAAAACCATCACACCTctgcctgcagctgctgctgctgctgctgctgcttctaagtcgtttcagtcgtgtccgactctgtgcgatcccatagacggcagcccaccacgctcccccgtccctgggattaggGGAAAGGATTTCAGAAGGTTCATTCATTCTCCGTTCTCAGGTTTTCTGGGGGTTCTTTACAGTAAAGCTGCCATCTGGGGCAGGAGGCGAGAAAACTCGGACATCAAGCTTGCCCCTGATTTCAGTCGTCAAAAATCTTTAACCCTGATGGTGGATTTAAGCCCTGGGGgcatgaggaaactgaaggaagTTCATAGGTCTGAGAGAGAGCTAGATCTCCCAGGAGCCAATGGTCCTGGTGAGAGGCAGGTCCCAGGCGTTTCCTGGGGGAGTCTGGCCTGTCACTTACAGAACGACTCACACCACACCTCTGCCTCTCCAGTGAAATTTGTCAAGAGCAGAATTTTCACCTTGCACTAGATGCCCATCCGGACGAAGCAGGGCCAGCGAGCAGATTCGGCAGCAGGCAGCTGGCCCTCTGCAGAGACAACCCCACCACCCCCAACTCGCACGCAGGGCATCCCTGAGCTATTCGGGGGTGGGGAAGACCTCTGTGTGTGTGGCGGGTGAGGGGGCGATAAACTGGGCTGGACATTTAGATGACGAGATCCATATAAAGTTTCACCTTCGGGGAGATTATGGCTACAGGAGATGGGGAGGCCACTGAGGAGAcctgggcgggggcgggggcgggatgggacgggaggggaggagagggggattagggggcagagagggagggaggaggcggaGATGGTGGAGGCGCAAGGGGGAAAAAGGCAGGAGCGGATGGAGGCAGCAGGTTTGAGGCGAGGACCGGAGGTGGACAGGCAGATCGGGAGGGACGATCAGCGAGAAGGACGgaggaggagagacaggagaGTGTGCGGGAGGGAGAACCCGAATTCTGGAGAGGCGGAGACCCGGAGCGACGGGATGGGAAAGCGGGCAAGTGAGAAAACGCTTAGGCAAGTCGAGCGGAGGCGCCCGGGGGACGTCTCCCCGTAGGAGGCAGGTTTCAAGGGCGCCCCGCGCGCCCCGCGAGCCTCCCGCCCGCCCGCTTACCTGGCCCTTGACCAGGCTGGCGGCGAACTGGCGCATGACGGCCTCCACCGTGTAGGCGCTGGACCAGCCGCGCGGCGTGAGCAGCTCCATGCAGATGGCGCCGCCGTCCAGCACGTAGCCGTTCTCCAGGCGCGGGCTGAGCACCCGCATGAAGGGCGGCGAGAAGGGGAAGTTGTCGGGGAAGGTGAGGTTGAGCAGAATGAACTCGGTGTTGGTCTCCTTCATGTCCTGCCACAGCACCGAGTCCTTGTCCACCTGGTGCAGCTTCACGTTCCAGTCGAACAGGCTCTCGTCCACCAGCTCCACGGAGATGAAGCGGTCGCTGAGGCGCGCGATGTCCCGCAGCTCCTTCATGAGGCGCCGGCTGCGCACCTGCGCGCAGTGCTGCTGGCGCGCCGCGGGCACCAGGctgccgcccgccgccgccgccgccgccgccgccgggcccGGCCCCGCCCTGGCGCCCGCCGCCCGCTCTCGGGGCCCCGGCGCCCGGCgccccgccgccaccgccgccggcGGCGGCGCCTTGTCGCGCGGGGCCAGCTCCGCCGCGCGCTTGCCTTTGCCCTTGCCGGGCCCGGGGCTGGCGTCGCCCGCGCCCCCGGCCGGGTGCGGCTGCTGCGGGGGCTTGTGGCCGCCGCTCTTGGCGCCGCCCTTGCCGCGCAGCGCCGCGCTCtgcgggccgccgccgccgccgccggcgcgGTGGTTGTTGTGGTGGTGCTTGGGGTCCTCGGTGTCCCGGTTGTGCAGGCGGATGAGCCCGATTTTGCGGAGCAGCGTGGCCATCTTAGGCTCGGCGCGGGCGGGGGTCTCCCCTCGGCTCCTGCGCCCGGAGCCCGAGGGGCGCGCGGGGCGGCGACCGGCGACCACTCAGCGGGGCGCGGCGCGGGCCACCCCCGGCGCCGGCGGCCGTGGCGCAGGCGAGTGGGCAGCACGCGCTCTCGCCGGCCGCTGGGTCGCCGCTGTCATATGACGGGGCCGGCTCGGGCTCGGGCTCGGGCTCCGGCCGCCGGGGAAGCGGAGGCGTGGAGGGCGCGCGGCGCGGTGGTCCGTCCCCGCCGGCCGGTCCCCGGAGCCCGGCGTCCGCGGTCCTTTGTGCGCGGCCGCAGCCGGGGCTGGCTTCGAGTCCGAGCGCCGCGCCGGGGCGCGCAGAGCCGGCCGCCGCGCCCCGGAGGCAGCGAGGGGGCCGCGGGCTCCGGCCGTGCCGTGCCGCGCGGGCAGCTACCGCGGGGCCCCGGCCGCTGCCGCTCGCgtctccgccgccgccgccgctgccgctgcGGCTGCTGACATTGCAGAGGCGGCTGCTCCGTCTGAGCCGCGCGCGGCGCGGAGGGGGCGGTCCTGCCGGCCCGGGCgggggggcgcggggcggggccgtGGGCCTGCCTGCGCCGAGCCTCTCCGCTCCCCCCTAGCCGCCCGCCCGGGTCGGGCGGCTACAAGCGCACGGCCGCTGGGGGGAGACAACGGCGCGCGCCGGCCACACCGGGAGCCCGGCTGCGGGGGCGCCGCGCGCGGAGCCCGGCAGAAGCGGAACGAGGATGCGAAGTAGGGAGACAAGGGGCGTGTGTGGGCGCGCACTCGGGGTCTCGGAAGCCCCCAGCCTTTCCGCCCCGGGATCCAGGCTTGGCCGCCGGCCGGTGACCTACCTCCGACCTCGCTTCCCCTGATTCGAACAATCCCGAGGGGAAGGGGACGTCGGGGAAAGGATGGAAAGCAACCTGTTTACTGATTCCCTCGTCCCAAGTGGAGCCTGGGGTCCCACACGGCAATCCGGGACCCGGGTCTGCGGAACCAGCGCTTTCCCAAAGACCAATCAAAGAATCGGGGACTGGGAAGTAGGACTCAGTGAGCGTGAGCGCCGCAAGGCCCTAAAGAATAGCCGCCCCCGCCCCGACCCCCCTCCGCCCCCACCACGCCTCGAGTCAGGACTTTATTTAGAAGATGACCGTTTCATGAATTGACCCCTGCGTCCCGGCCCGGCTCCTCTCGTCCCCTCCACGCCACAGGGGTCCTGCGTTCcgaaaggggaaggaagggaccTCTGAGCACTGGCTTTTGCGTCCGACGCTGGCGCCCGCGGGTGCTCGGGGCGGGCCCCGGACTCCGGTACCCGCGGGTGACCTCGGGACCGGCAGAGGAAAGGGTGGGAAGCCTCCCTCAACTTGGGCGCTTTCATCCCTCCCCTCTCTTTCTGCCTCGAACCCATTGACA
The Bos mutus isolate GX-2022 chromosome 20, NWIPB_WYAK_1.1, whole genome shotgun sequence genome window above contains:
- the UBE2QL1 gene encoding ubiquitin-conjugating enzyme E2Q-like protein 1 isoform X2 yields the protein MATLLRKIGLIRLHNRDTEDPKHHHNNHRAGGGGGGPQSAALRGKGGAKSGGHKPPQQPHPAGGAGDASPGPGKGKGKRAAELAPRDKAPPPAAVAAGRRAPGPRERAAGARAGPGPAAAAAAAAGGSLVPAARQQHCAQVRSRRLMKELRDIARLSDRFISVELVDESLFDWNVKLHQVDKDSVLWQDMKETNTEFILLNLTFPDNFPFSPPFMRVLSPRLENGYVLDGGAICMELLTPRGWSSAYTVEAVMRQFAASLVKGQGDALRSAWMLF
- the UBE2QL1 gene encoding ubiquitin-conjugating enzyme E2Q-like protein 1 isoform X1, with amino-acid sequence MATLLRKIGLIRLHNRDTEDPKHHHNNHRAGGGGGGPQSAALRGKGGAKSGGHKPPQQPHPAGGAGDASPGPGKGKGKRAAELAPRDKAPPPAAVAAGRRAPGPRERAAGARAGPGPAAAAAAAAGGSLVPAARQQHCAQVRSRRLMKELRDIARLSDRFISVELVDESLFDWNVKLHQVDKDSVLWQDMKETNTEFILLNLTFPDNFPFSPPFMRVLSPRLENGYVLDGGAICMELLTPRGWSSAYTVEAVMRQFAASLVKGQGRICRKAGKSKKSFSRKEAEATFKSLVKTHEKYGWVTPPVSDG